In the Candidatus Kaelpia aquatica genome, one interval contains:
- a CDS encoding V-type ATP synthase subunit A — translation MKVNKGSIVSISGNMITVKPQSHIMQNELGYVLKGDGRLKAEVIKIRGELAYMQVFEDTKGLRVGDEVEFSNQLLSVELGPGLLGNIYDGLQNPLNVLADEYGFFLPRGVDLAALDLKKRWHFTPLAKEGDLLLAGNYVGYVEEEIFKHYIMVPFDFIGEHTLESLKPEGDYSVGDVIATVKNRLGKSIDVTMSFRWPIRAPITSYKNKLQTTESLTTRIRIIDTFFPVAKGGTYCIPGPFGAGKTVLQQLTSRYAEVDIVIIAACGERAGEVVETLREFPKLKDDRTGKSLMARTIIICNTSSMPVAARDASVYTAATLGEYYRQMGLDVLLLADSTSRWAQAMREVSGRLEEIPGDEAFPAYLESRIAAFYERSGEVELLSGERGSLTIGGTVSPAGGNFEEPVTQSTLKVVGAFHGLSRERSDARKYPSISPLESWSKYKSFISEDKVAYAKEAIFKGDEVSQMMKVVGEEGVTNEDFLIYLKTEFLDYVYLQQNGYDEVDAATPLERQDYVFSKVDYILRVKVNLKTKDELRGMFFKLRQMFLDWNYTEWESLEFKSKEKEVDEFIEREVLKRDEEAV, via the coding sequence ATGAAAGTTAATAAAGGCAGTATTGTATCTATAAGCGGAAACATGATAACGGTTAAACCACAGAGTCATATTATGCAGAATGAGTTAGGCTATGTTTTAAAAGGGGATGGTCGTCTTAAGGCCGAAGTCATTAAGATCAGGGGAGAGTTGGCATATATGCAGGTTTTTGAGGATACTAAAGGCCTTAGGGTAGGAGATGAGGTTGAATTCAGTAATCAGCTTCTTTCGGTTGAACTTGGTCCAGGCCTTCTAGGTAATATATATGACGGCTTGCAGAACCCTTTAAATGTTCTTGCTGATGAGTATGGATTTTTTTTGCCTCGAGGAGTTGATCTAGCAGCTTTAGATCTTAAAAAAAGATGGCATTTTACCCCTCTTGCTAAAGAGGGAGATTTATTATTGGCCGGAAACTATGTTGGCTATGTAGAAGAAGAGATTTTTAAGCACTACATAATGGTGCCTTTTGATTTTATCGGAGAGCATACTCTTGAAAGCCTGAAGCCTGAGGGTGACTATAGCGTAGGAGATGTTATAGCTACAGTAAAAAATAGATTAGGTAAGAGCATTGATGTCACCATGTCTTTTCGTTGGCCTATAAGAGCCCCTATTACCTCATATAAGAATAAACTTCAGACTACTGAGTCTTTGACTACACGTATTAGAATAATTGATACTTTCTTTCCTGTGGCCAAAGGCGGTACTTATTGTATTCCCGGTCCTTTTGGGGCTGGAAAAACAGTATTACAGCAATTAACTTCAAGATATGCTGAGGTTGATATTGTAATTATTGCTGCCTGCGGTGAGAGGGCGGGTGAGGTTGTTGAGACGTTAAGAGAGTTTCCTAAGCTTAAGGATGATAGGACTGGCAAATCCCTGATGGCCAGGACAATAATCATCTGCAATACTTCTTCTATGCCAGTTGCTGCCAGAGATGCTTCAGTATATACTGCGGCAACTCTTGGAGAGTATTATAGGCAGATGGGTTTAGATGTACTGCTTTTGGCTGACTCCACTTCACGCTGGGCTCAGGCAATGAGGGAGGTCTCAGGTAGGTTGGAAGAGATTCCTGGCGATGAGGCTTTCCCGGCTTATCTAGAATCGCGCATAGCTGCTTTTTATGAAAGATCTGGTGAAGTTGAGCTGCTAAGTGGAGAGAGAGGGTCTCTTACAATAGGGGGGACAGTATCTCCAGCCGGTGGTAATTTTGAAGAGCCTGTTACTCAGTCAACATTAAAGGTTGTTGGAGCTTTTCATGGTCTATCTCGCGAGAGGTCCGATGCCAGAAAGTATCCTTCTATATCTCCTTTGGAGAGTTGGTCTAAATACAAGAGCTTTATATCAGAAGATAAAGTAGCTTATGCCAAAGAGGCAATATTTAAAGGCGATGAAGTCTCTCAGATGATGAAGGTTGTTGGCGAAGAAGGTGTGACAAATGAGGATTTCTTAATATATCTGAAAACTGAATTCTTAGACTATGTCTATTTGCAGCAGAATGGTTATGATGAAGTAGACGCTGCTACACCCCTAGAGCGCCAGGATTATGTCTTCTCAAAGGTTGATTATATTCTTAGAGTCAAAGTTAATTTAAAAACAAAAGATGAATTAAGAGGTATGTTTTTTAAATTACGCCAAATGTTTTTGGACTGGAATTATACTGAGTGGGAATCTCTGGAATTTAAGAGCAAAGAGAAAGAGGTAGATGAATTTATTGAAAGAGAGGTTTTAAAGAGAGATGAAGAGGCTGTATAG
- a CDS encoding DUF2764 family protein, protein MDKYYYLIAQLPLLSFDSKNYISSDYFLEQAVKWLSFADFKILKKADIDDIYIKDSDRGIIRDYKSFEYKLRDNIVKFREGDLESITDKILKAILADTDPLKIELGIFYLRWSFVDQLESYHHFDLESAVLYFYKLQILDKISQFDKERGEELFDKISNISYEAIVYES, encoded by the coding sequence ATGGATAAGTATTATTATCTGATCGCTCAGCTTCCTCTATTGAGTTTTGATAGCAAGAATTATATCAGCAGTGACTATTTCCTAGAACAGGCAGTCAAGTGGTTGAGCTTTGCAGATTTCAAGATTTTAAAAAAAGCCGATATAGATGATATCTATATCAAAGATAGTGATAGAGGTATCATTAGAGATTACAAGAGTTTTGAATATAAACTAAGAGATAACATTGTTAAATTTAGGGAAGGAGATCTAGAATCCATAACCGATAAAATATTAAAGGCGATTTTAGCTGATACAGATCCTCTTAAAATTGAGCTAGGGATATTCTATTTGAGATGGAGCTTCGTTGATCAGCTTGAATCATACCATCATTTTGATTTAGAGAGCGCAGTGCTTTATTTCTATAAGCTTCAGATTTTAGATAAGATTTCCCAGTTTGACAAAGAGAGAGGGGAAGAGTTATTTGATAAGATTTCAAATATTAGTTATGAGGCGATAGTCTATGAAAGTTAA
- the pyrE gene encoding orotate phosphoribosyltransferase: MNDKELMEILSETGAIQGGHFLLSSGLHSEQYIQLARIFQYPKHTSRIANALIEDFRFERPAVIAGIAHGGTILAYEVARAIGARAIFAERSNGELCLKRGFEVKNRERVLIVEDVLTTGKSVLELKSLLKSFQPLIVGVASVVDRFDGEFKIRNKYSSLMKYTLPAYSKEECPLCKKEIPLFKPGSRDIVNV, encoded by the coding sequence ATGAATGACAAAGAACTTATGGAGATTCTAAGTGAGACAGGGGCTATTCAAGGCGGACATTTCTTATTATCCAGCGGATTGCATTCGGAGCAATATATCCAGCTGGCTCGAATTTTTCAATATCCTAAACATACTTCACGTATAGCCAATGCGTTAATAGAAGACTTTAGATTCGAAAGACCTGCCGTTATAGCTGGCATTGCACATGGCGGTACTATTTTAGCTTATGAGGTTGCAAGAGCTATAGGTGCAAGAGCGATATTTGCAGAACGTTCTAACGGAGAACTCTGTTTGAAGCGGGGTTTTGAGGTGAAAAACAGGGAGAGAGTCTTAATAGTCGAGGATGTGCTTACAACCGGGAAATCAGTTTTAGAGTTAAAGTCATTACTTAAGAGCTTTCAGCCGTTGATTGTAGGGGTTGCTTCTGTTGTAGACCGTTTTGATGGAGAGTTTAAAATAAGGAATAAATATTCATCTCTTATGAAATATACTCTTCCGGCGTACTCTAAGGAGGAGTGCCCTCTATGTAAAAAAGAGATACCACTGTTTAAACCAGGGAGCAGGGATATTGTGAACGTATAA
- the pyrF gene encoding orotidine-5'-phosphate decarboxylase, producing the protein MDKREKIIIALDVDSINDMRCYLDMLAPYVKTFKIGPRLFIPYGREAVDLIKSYGSDVFLDLKLHDIPTQVVESVKKIGDLGIKMFTVHAFGGKAMIENSRKALDSFDEKERPLMLAVTLLTSIDENDLHFLGFKNKINSIVYKLAELALTSGADGVVSSVAEVSKLKEGISQSFISVVPGIKIGAANRDQKRSGSPQEAFDNGADYIVIGRSILNADNPVKVVKEVLDE; encoded by the coding sequence TTGGATAAGAGAGAGAAGATAATAATTGCACTTGACGTAGATAGCATAAATGACATGCGCTGCTATCTTGATATGTTAGCCCCTTATGTGAAAACTTTTAAAATAGGACCCCGCCTCTTTATTCCTTACGGTAGAGAAGCAGTGGATCTCATAAAGAGCTATGGTTCAGATGTTTTTTTAGACCTTAAGCTGCATGACATTCCTACTCAGGTTGTAGAGAGCGTTAAAAAGATTGGAGATTTGGGAATCAAGATGTTTACAGTCCATGCTTTTGGCGGTAAGGCTATGATTGAAAACTCAAGAAAGGCTTTGGATAGTTTTGACGAAAAAGAGAGACCGCTGATGCTTGCAGTAACTCTTCTTACCAGCATTGACGAAAATGACTTGCATTTTTTAGGTTTTAAAAATAAAATTAATAGCATAGTTTATAAACTTGCTGAATTAGCTTTAACTTCTGGAGCTGACGGTGTTGTCTCTTCTGTAGCAGAGGTCAGCAAATTAAAAGAAGGGATAAGTCAGAGCTTTATATCAGTGGTTCCGGGTATAAAGATAGGTGCTGCAAATAGGGATCAGAAGAGGAGCGGTTCGCCGCAAGAGGCATTTGACAATGGGGCCGACTATATTGTTATCGGCAGGTCTATACTTAATGCAGATAATCCTGTAAAGGTAGTTAAGGAGGTATTAGATGAATGA
- a CDS encoding dihydroorotate dehydrogenase — protein sequence MGRSMIPIEVASLKLRSPIILSSGCVEYSQFASDIVPFSKIGAIVTKTVTLKEYSGNPMPRTSEVDFGLINSIGLQNKGLDDYFDRVLPQIKESLDCLIITSISGFTIEEFAEIAVALDKESAVSAIEVNISCPNLEKNSESGLAVFAQDEHMSYGVIKAVKESSSKPVIAKLSPDVTDIRSVAQAVSDAGADAITVANTYSAMAIDIYTRKPKLANISGGLSGPAIRPLTLKRVWDVYNTVDLPIIASGGIMNYKDGLEYIIAGATLLSIGTANFINPGAAEEVVRGIENYLKERGIKYKDLIGSLEIG from the coding sequence ATGGGAAGATCTATGATTCCTATCGAGGTTGCTTCCTTAAAATTGAGAAGTCCTATTATTCTCTCTTCAGGTTGTGTAGAGTATAGCCAATTTGCGAGTGATATCGTTCCGTTTAGTAAGATCGGCGCTATTGTAACAAAGACAGTTACTCTCAAAGAATATTCTGGTAATCCTATGCCTAGAACATCTGAGGTGGATTTTGGGTTAATAAACTCTATAGGTCTGCAGAATAAAGGTCTAGATGATTATTTTGATAGGGTCCTGCCGCAAATAAAAGAATCTCTTGATTGCTTGATTATTACCAGTATATCTGGCTTTACGATTGAAGAGTTTGCTGAGATTGCTGTTGCCCTAGATAAAGAGAGTGCGGTTTCTGCTATTGAAGTTAATATATCCTGCCCAAACCTTGAAAAAAATAGTGAGAGTGGACTGGCTGTCTTTGCCCAAGATGAGCACATGAGTTACGGCGTTATAAAGGCTGTTAAGGAGTCATCATCTAAGCCTGTAATAGCTAAACTCTCGCCTGATGTTACGGACATACGTTCTGTTGCTCAGGCTGTTTCAGATGCCGGAGCTGATGCAATAACAGTTGCAAATACCTATTCAGCTATGGCTATAGATATATATACGAGAAAGCCGAAACTAGCTAATATATCGGGTGGACTGAGCGGTCCTGCTATTAGGCCTCTAACATTAAAGAGGGTCTGGGATGTATATAATACCGTAGACTTGCCAATCATTGCCTCTGGCGGTATCATGAATTATAAGGATGGATTGGAATATATTATTGCGGGTGCGACTCTTTTAAGTATAGGTACCGCTAATTTTATAAACCCCGGAGCGGCGGAGGAAGTAGTTAGAGGTATAGAAAATTATCTTAAAGAGAGAGGAATAAAGTATAAAGATTTAATTGGGAGCCTTGAAATTGGATAA
- a CDS encoding dihydroorotate dehydrogenase electron transfer subunit, with product MSTVTKDFRKVKILSNSELCSGYFILSIETSETLSVNPGQFLQLRLIDKGQFLRRPFGVFDQRDNYVEILYKVRGDITYKMSLLKTGDKLDIICPLGNGFKEPSRGKPIIVSGGTGFAPLSFLAKRLSSRAKDKGIFIIGSAGAESEKFAESMSSLNIDYLVVSEDGSVGKRGVVTDYLADIIEPDSVLFSAGPIEMLKNIYRIAKDRDIETQFSFESHFACGMGFCWGCALKTRNGTLRVCKEGPVFKGEDILWEDL from the coding sequence ATGTCAACAGTAACTAAAGATTTTAGAAAAGTAAAAATACTTTCTAATTCCGAGCTTTGCTCCGGATATTTTATACTCTCTATTGAAACTTCAGAAACTCTCTCTGTTAATCCGGGACAGTTTCTTCAGCTACGGTTAATAGATAAAGGTCAGTTTTTAAGAAGACCTTTTGGAGTCTTTGACCAGAGAGACAATTATGTTGAGATTCTTTATAAAGTAAGAGGTGATATAACCTATAAGATGTCTTTGCTAAAAACAGGAGATAAGTTAGATATTATATGCCCTCTAGGCAATGGGTTTAAAGAGCCAAGCCGGGGAAAGCCGATTATTGTAAGTGGCGGCACAGGATTTGCTCCGCTCAGTTTTCTTGCAAAGAGACTATCCTCTAGAGCTAAAGATAAAGGGATATTTATTATTGGAAGCGCAGGGGCTGAGAGTGAAAAATTTGCTGAATCTATGAGCTCTTTAAATATTGACTATTTAGTTGTCTCTGAAGACGGCAGTGTAGGAAAGAGAGGAGTAGTAACCGATTATCTAGCTGATATCATTGAGCCTGACTCTGTTCTATTCTCAGCCGGACCTATTGAGATGTTGAAGAATATTTATAGAATAGCTAAAGATAGAGATATTGAGACGCAGTTTTCTTTTGAATCTCACTTTGCCTGCGGCATGGGTTTCTGCTGGGGCTGTGCTTTAAAGACCAGAAATGGTACTTTAAGAGTATGTAAGGAAGGTCCTGTTTTTAAAGGAGAGGATATTCTATGGGAAGATCTATGA
- the mutM gene encoding DNA-formamidopyrimidine glycosylase has product MPELPEVETIRRELRSLVQKKKIKYFEVKDTIFLKKPKTVSSWKKIISSKIKDVDRKGKFLIFKLSNGLQIVVHLRMTGQIIYGNNHDAKIKIVFSDSSTLSYYDRRRFGEWYLVKDIKEVPLLGAIGVDPTSEEFTPEVLSKILNNKNTKIYNLLLDQKIISGIGNIYVNEILYRSKISPFRKTKDITEPEIKELYFSIRDVLLRALKARGSSIDTYLDIWGNPGKYAYQHLVYGKEGHFCEHCPNKIMKSKMSSRSIYYCPGCQQ; this is encoded by the coding sequence ATGCCTGAGTTGCCGGAAGTTGAGACAATACGCAGAGAGCTAAGAAGCTTAGTTCAGAAGAAAAAGATTAAGTATTTTGAAGTTAAAGATACAATCTTTCTTAAAAAACCTAAAACAGTCTCTTCTTGGAAAAAGATAATATCTTCTAAGATAAAAGATGTAGACAGGAAGGGTAAGTTCCTAATTTTTAAACTCAGTAATGGGCTGCAGATAGTTGTGCATCTTAGGATGACAGGTCAGATAATATACGGCAATAATCATGACGCCAAAATAAAAATTGTATTCTCAGATTCAAGTACTCTCAGTTACTATGATAGAAGAAGGTTTGGTGAGTGGTATTTAGTGAAAGATATAAAAGAGGTGCCTTTGCTTGGAGCCATAGGTGTTGACCCTACTAGCGAAGAGTTTACCCCTGAAGTTTTAAGTAAAATCTTAAATAATAAAAATACTAAGATTTACAATCTCCTTTTAGATCAAAAAATTATATCTGGGATAGGTAATATATATGTAAACGAGATATTGTATCGTTCTAAGATAAGTCCTTTTAGAAAGACCAAAGATATTACTGAGCCTGAGATTAAGGAGCTTTATTTTTCTATCAGAGATGTGCTTCTTAGGGCGCTTAAAGCCAGGGGTTCTTCAATAGATACCTACTTGGATATCTGGGGTAATCCAGGTAAATATGCGTATCAGCATCTTGTTTACGGAAAAGAAGGCCATTTTTGTGAACACTGCCCTAATAAGATCATGAAGAGCAAGATGAGCTCTCGATCGATTTATTATTGTCCGGGATGTCAACAGTAA
- a CDS encoding Mut7-C RNAse domain-containing protein, whose translation MKFILSSELGRLTKWLRLLNYDSYYFKGSNRAFIAKALEEERVVVTSRCFFAAESKVKVFIVKSQDLRIQLKDLKEKLGLKIDSSNMFSRCIRCNFELKELTREEVKEKVPMSSYKSKRCFYRCSKCKQVFWIGSHQELAKKYLDSINNVS comes from the coding sequence ATGAAGTTTATACTCAGCTCTGAATTAGGAAGATTGACTAAATGGTTAAGGCTTCTAAATTACGACTCCTATTATTTTAAAGGCAGCAACAGGGCTTTTATTGCAAAGGCTCTAGAAGAAGAGAGAGTAGTCGTAACTTCTAGGTGCTTCTTTGCCGCTGAGTCTAAGGTAAAAGTCTTTATAGTTAAATCTCAAGATTTAAGAATTCAACTCAAAGACCTTAAAGAGAAGCTCGGTTTAAAAATCGATAGTAGTAATATGTTTTCACGCTGTATTAGGTGTAATTTTGAATTAAAAGAGTTGACCAGAGAAGAAGTCAAAGAAAAAGTCCCCATGTCTAGTTATAAGAGTAAGAGATGTTTTTATAGATGTTCTAAGTGTAAGCAAGTATTTTGGATTGGCAGTCACCAGGAATTGGCTAAGAAATATTTAGATAGTATCAATAATGTTAGCTGA
- a CDS encoding dihydroorotase, producing MKLLIKNGLVIDLEKKVFKKTDILVQGKRISKIAKNIKEKTDSAIDAKGCYVLPGLIDIHTHLREPGREDEESIESGSYAALKGGFTTLCCMPNTEPAIDSSGLVRFIRERSRDVGLVDIYPIGAITKGRAGLELSEMIKMKEAGAVGFSDDGSWVSNPLLMRRAMEYSIVSGLPLIIHAEDERLSSGGMMNEGLLSLKMGLKGIPRESEIVAIARDIELTRLTGARVHFTHISCRESVELIKRAKKDKLMVTADVTPHHLTLTEEAVGGYNTASKVNPPLRIEKDRKALINGLKNNTIDAIATDHAPHSSEEKDCNFSEASFGTIGLETALSLGLKLVDEGNIDIFSLIEKFTSNPANIVCFKDRGNILKNYLADIIIVDPDLKWKFSSEEVGSRSRNTPFLNMELKGRVRTVVSKGKVLVDDFKLIGGCL from the coding sequence TTGAAGTTACTGATTAAAAATGGTCTGGTCATAGATTTAGAGAAGAAAGTTTTTAAAAAAACCGATATTTTAGTCCAGGGCAAGAGAATATCTAAAATAGCTAAAAATATAAAAGAAAAGACGGATTCAGCAATAGATGCTAAAGGGTGTTATGTCTTGCCGGGTCTTATTGATATTCATACTCACTTAAGAGAGCCGGGTCGGGAAGATGAAGAGAGTATAGAGTCCGGTTCTTATGCAGCTTTAAAGGGAGGCTTTACAACGCTCTGTTGCATGCCTAATACAGAACCTGCCATAGATAGCTCCGGTTTGGTAAGATTTATAAGAGAGCGCTCTAGAGATGTAGGTTTGGTAGATATTTATCCGATAGGAGCTATTACAAAAGGTAGAGCTGGTTTAGAGCTATCTGAAATGATTAAGATGAAAGAAGCAGGAGCTGTTGGTTTTTCAGATGATGGTAGCTGGGTTAGTAATCCGCTTCTTATGCGTAGAGCTATGGAGTATTCTATTGTCTCTGGATTACCTCTGATTATTCATGCCGAAGATGAGAGACTTTCTAGTGGCGGCATGATGAATGAGGGTCTGTTGTCTCTTAAGATGGGGCTAAAAGGAATACCGCGGGAATCTGAGATAGTAGCTATTGCAAGAGATATAGAGCTCACTAGGTTAACCGGAGCCAGGGTCCACTTTACGCATATAAGTTGCAGGGAATCTGTAGAGCTCATAAAGAGAGCTAAAAAAGATAAGCTGATGGTTACTGCAGATGTCACTCCTCATCATTTAACTTTAACTGAGGAAGCTGTTGGTGGTTATAATACCGCTTCTAAGGTCAATCCTCCTCTAAGGATAGAGAAAGATAGAAAAGCTTTGATTAACGGATTAAAAAATAATACCATAGATGCAATCGCCACTGATCATGCTCCGCATTCAAGCGAAGAGAAAGATTGTAATTTCTCTGAGGCAAGCTTCGGAACTATAGGGCTAGAGACAGCACTATCATTAGGGCTAAAGCTGGTCGATGAAGGCAATATAGATATCTTTTCTTTAATAGAAAAATTTACCTCAAACCCTGCCAATATAGTTTGCTTTAAAGATAGGGGAAATATCTTGAAAAACTATTTAGCCGACATTATAATAGTAGACCCAGATTTAAAGTGGAAGTTTAGCTCAGAAGAGGTTGGCTCTAGGAGCAGAAATACTCCATTTTTAAATATGGAGTTAAAAGGAAGGGTTAGAACTGTTGTTTCAAAAGGTAAAGTTTTGGTTGATGATTTTAAATTAATTGGAGGTTGTTTATGA
- a CDS encoding aspartate carbamoyltransferase catalytic subunit, with translation MVEDIIEREIKWSKKHLLGIEDLTIEEINYILQLAKSFKEISTRPVKKVPALRGKTVAFIFFEPSTRTRISFELAAKRLSADTVSFSVSTSSVQKGENLKDTARNIEAMNVDIIVLRHSASGAAHYLSRVVSAGIINAGDGTHEHPTQALLDIFTIQEQKKNIAGLKVAILGDISHSRVARSNIFALKKLGAKVTLCAPPTMILPEFKELGVEVSYDLEDVLAKADVLNILRIQKERSNENLIPSVAEYREFFGVDKTKLLKYAKPGLLILHPGPVNRGIELSPDILDDGLLEKNICSVVLNQVTNGLAIRMAILYLIAGMGGSVEVTD, from the coding sequence ATGGTTGAGGATATTATCGAGAGAGAGATTAAGTGGAGCAAGAAGCATCTTCTTGGAATTGAAGATCTGACTATAGAGGAAATAAATTATATACTACAACTTGCCAAATCTTTTAAAGAGATCTCAACTCGACCAGTTAAGAAAGTTCCTGCTTTAAGAGGTAAGACAGTTGCTTTTATTTTCTTTGAGCCTTCAACAAGAACCAGAATATCTTTTGAGCTTGCAGCTAAAAGATTATCAGCTGACACGGTTAGTTTCTCAGTCTCGACATCAAGCGTGCAGAAGGGAGAGAACCTTAAGGACACAGCTCGTAATATAGAGGCTATGAATGTTGATATCATAGTCTTAAGGCACTCAGCTTCTGGAGCTGCTCATTATCTCTCTAGAGTTGTATCAGCAGGTATTATAAATGCTGGAGATGGGACACATGAACATCCAACTCAGGCTTTGCTTGATATTTTCACCATTCAGGAGCAGAAAAAAAATATTGCAGGACTAAAGGTTGCTATCTTAGGTGATATCTCTCATTCAAGAGTAGCAAGATCTAATATCTTTGCTCTTAAAAAATTAGGGGCCAAAGTTACGCTCTGTGCACCGCCAACAATGATTTTGCCAGAATTTAAAGAGTTAGGGGTAGAGGTCTCATATGATCTTGAGGATGTTTTAGCTAAAGCGGATGTTTTAAATATCTTAAGGATACAGAAAGAGCGTAGTAATGAAAATCTAATACCTTCGGTAGCTGAATATAGAGAGTTTTTTGGTGTAGATAAAACCAAGCTTTTAAAATATGCAAAACCAGGATTGCTAATTCTTCATCCAGGTCCGGTGAATAGAGGGATTGAGTTAAGCCCCGATATTCTTGATGACGGGTTATTAGAAAAGAATATTTGCAGTGTTGTTTTAAATCAGGTTACAAATGGTCTGGCAATTAGAATGGCGATACTCTATCTTATTGCAGGTATGGGAGGCAGCGTTGAAGTTACTGATTAA
- the pyrR gene encoding bifunctional pyr operon transcriptional regulator/uracil phosphoribosyltransferase PyrR, with protein sequence MSKKIIERSKVLDSKQLHKTIRRISHEIIERNKSLTDIAIVGIRTRGVYLADRIVGNISEIEGVEVPSGALDITLYRDDFTLIAEQPVVKETELNFDINGKLIIIVDDVLFTGRTIRCAMDALIDFGRPKAIQLAVLVDRGHRELPIRADYVGKNIPTSLSESIEVRLKEVDKKDEVVMLEVVDG encoded by the coding sequence ATGTCTAAGAAAATCATAGAACGTTCAAAAGTTTTAGATTCAAAACAGTTACATAAGACAATTCGTCGTATAAGCCATGAGATAATAGAGAGAAATAAATCCTTAACTGATATTGCAATAGTAGGTATAAGGACAAGAGGGGTCTATCTGGCAGATAGAATAGTAGGTAATATCTCTGAAATTGAGGGTGTAGAGGTTCCATCAGGTGCTCTTGATATTACTCTATACAGAGATGACTTTACTCTGATAGCAGAGCAGCCTGTAGTCAAAGAGACCGAGCTTAACTTCGATATTAACGGTAAGCTGATAATAATAGTAGATGATGTATTATTTACAGGTAGAACCATCAGGTGTGCGATGGATGCTTTGATTGATTTTGGCAGACCTAAAGCTATTCAGCTTGCTGTTTTGGTTGATCGAGGTCATCGTGAGCTTCCGATAAGAGCAGATTATGTAGGTAAAAACATACCAACCTCTCTTAGTGAATCTATAGAAGTAAGATTGAAAGAGGTAGACAAAAAAGATGAGGTTGTGATGTTGGAGGTAGTGGATGGTTGA
- a CDS encoding aldolase catalytic domain-containing protein yields the protein MYRPQIKVFDCTIRDGGLINNHFFEENFVRAVYKALSESNVDYTEVGYRNSKKLFSPKEYGAWKFCDDAVIRKVVDGIDSKIKISIMVDVERVELDDIKPANESPVDMIRVASYVKDVDKAIHMVNDFHKKGYETTINIMAISRDQGPDLDEALDQIEKESNVDVVYIVDSFGSLYQESVEQLVKRFKSSIKTKEIGFHGHNHQQLAFGNTIEAIIHGANFLDGTVYGIGRAAGNCPLELLIGFLKNPKFDIRPILDLISKEFISLRDQIEWGYIIPYAISGMLNEHPRAAMALRNSDKKENYREFYESIIDSDLD from the coding sequence ATGTATCGACCACAAATTAAAGTATTTGATTGTACTATTCGCGATGGGGGACTTATTAATAACCATTTTTTCGAAGAAAATTTTGTAAGAGCGGTTTATAAGGCTTTATCTGAGTCGAATGTTGATTATACGGAAGTTGGCTACAGGAATTCTAAAAAACTGTTCTCACCTAAAGAATATGGTGCCTGGAAGTTCTGTGACGATGCAGTAATCAGAAAAGTAGTTGACGGCATAGATTCCAAGATAAAGATATCTATCATGGTTGATGTAGAGCGTGTAGAGTTAGATGACATAAAACCTGCTAACGAAAGTCCTGTTGATATGATAAGAGTCGCCTCCTATGTTAAGGATGTCGATAAGGCAATACATATGGTAAATGATTTTCACAAAAAAGGATATGAGACAACTATTAATATTATGGCAATTTCACGTGATCAGGGACCTGATTTAGACGAAGCGCTTGATCAGATTGAAAAGGAAAGCAACGTTGATGTTGTTTACATTGTAGACAGCTTTGGTTCATTATATCAGGAGTCTGTTGAACAGTTAGTCAAAAGATTTAAATCCAGCATAAAAACAAAGGAGATAGGTTTTCACGGGCATAATCATCAGCAACTTGCCTTCGGTAATACAATCGAGGCTATTATACACGGCGCTAATTTCCTTGATGGAACAGTTTACGGAATAGGTCGCGCGGCAGGTAATTGCCCTTTGGAGCTATTGATAGGTTTTCTAAAAAATCCGAAGTTCGATATTCGCCCAATCCTAGACCTGATATCTAAGGAGTTTATTTCTTTAAGAGATCAAATAGAATGGGGTTATATTATTCCATATGCTATATCAGGTATGCTAAATGAACATCCCAGAGCAGCAATGGCTCTACGCAACAGTGATAAAAAAGAAAATTATCGCGAGTTTTACGAAAGCATAATAGATTCAGACCTAGATTAA